The following are encoded in a window of Geobacter metallireducens GS-15 genomic DNA:
- a CDS encoding glycoside hydrolase family 57 protein: protein MSAPLSVIFVWHMHQPYYKDPVKGEYALPWTYLHAVKDYFDMAAIVDDTPNARAVFNLVPSLLDQIIDYAGGTAVDPWLVRGRMAPADMAEEDRLFALENYFSANRQRLIEPNRRYLELLHLAGDGTRVKSRERHRHFSHQDLLDLQVWFFLAWTGEAARRRYPELKELARKGRNFTEDDKALLFTRHADILNGIIPLYKKLHDEGKVELAVSPYYHPILPLLCDMKAAAIAMPRANLPATRFRHPEDARSQVSRGIARFQEVFGFTPVGMWPSEGSVSDEALAIIAGCGIKWIATDEEILARTLPGGLGPDREALYHPYTFRHRTRELKAFFRDHLLSDLIGFTYSSWEPRRAVEDFVGRLRAIRESTPDARVVPVILDGENAWEYYPDNGYDFLRGLYSVTAAAPGIECTTCSGFLAREPERRVIEHIHPGSWINADYGIWVGHPEENQGWDYLERAREAAVTASPLVADLMAVGDQWEGEGTDEERVARLVCTSLYAAEGSDWFWWYGDDHFSSHSDRFDRLFRKHLMNVYRLLGLDIPRELYEPIKKLTPAGLVREPAALITPTINGRVDDYFEWLAAGLVDLTKQASAMHAAESLLQSIFYGYDRDNLYIRLDGPTPLNLAIQEGDALQLHLVTGSEYRLEITPSDRSGELMVKGTKGWKKAKGRCCWEIGHVCEAAVPLGPLALKPRGKLFAFVTLVRGGEEFGRWPADSPLVLSYAGPELDAENWLI, encoded by the coding sequence GGCACGGCCGTGGACCCTTGGCTTGTCCGGGGGCGGATGGCCCCGGCCGACATGGCCGAGGAGGACCGGCTCTTCGCCCTGGAGAACTACTTCTCCGCCAACCGCCAGCGGCTCATCGAGCCGAACCGCCGCTATCTGGAGCTCCTCCATCTTGCAGGCGACGGGACCCGGGTGAAGAGCCGGGAACGGCACCGCCACTTCAGCCACCAGGACCTCCTGGACCTCCAGGTCTGGTTCTTCCTGGCCTGGACCGGCGAGGCGGCCCGCCGCCGCTACCCCGAGCTCAAGGAGCTGGCGCGGAAGGGGCGCAACTTCACCGAGGATGACAAGGCGCTCCTCTTCACCCGCCACGCCGACATCCTCAACGGGATCATTCCCCTCTACAAAAAGCTCCACGATGAGGGGAAGGTGGAACTGGCCGTCTCCCCTTACTACCACCCGATTCTTCCCCTTCTCTGCGACATGAAGGCGGCCGCCATCGCCATGCCCCGGGCGAACCTCCCGGCAACCCGCTTTCGCCATCCGGAGGACGCCCGGAGCCAGGTGAGTCGCGGCATCGCCCGGTTCCAGGAGGTGTTCGGCTTCACCCCGGTGGGCATGTGGCCGTCGGAGGGGTCGGTGAGCGACGAGGCCCTTGCCATCATTGCCGGCTGCGGCATCAAGTGGATCGCCACCGACGAGGAGATCCTCGCCCGCACCCTTCCCGGGGGACTCGGTCCCGACCGGGAGGCCCTCTACCATCCCTACACCTTCCGCCACCGCACCCGGGAGCTGAAGGCCTTTTTCCGTGACCATCTCCTCTCGGACCTGATCGGCTTCACCTATTCCTCCTGGGAACCCCGCCGGGCGGTGGAGGATTTCGTGGGGAGACTCCGGGCAATACGGGAGAGCACTCCCGACGCCCGGGTAGTGCCGGTGATCCTGGACGGCGAGAACGCCTGGGAGTACTACCCCGACAACGGCTACGACTTCCTTCGGGGTCTCTACAGCGTCACCGCCGCCGCGCCGGGAATCGAATGCACCACCTGCTCCGGGTTCCTTGCCCGGGAGCCGGAGCGGAGGGTCATCGAACACATCCACCCCGGCTCCTGGATCAACGCCGACTACGGCATCTGGGTCGGCCATCCGGAGGAGAACCAGGGGTGGGACTACCTGGAGCGGGCCCGGGAGGCGGCGGTCACCGCCAGCCCGCTGGTGGCCGACCTCATGGCCGTGGGTGACCAGTGGGAGGGGGAGGGGACCGACGAGGAGCGCGTTGCCCGGCTCGTCTGCACCTCCCTCTACGCCGCCGAGGGGAGCGACTGGTTCTGGTGGTACGGCGATGATCACTTCTCCTCCCACAGCGACCGCTTTGACCGCCTCTTCCGCAAGCACCTCATGAACGTCTACCGCCTCCTCGGCCTCGACATCCCCCGGGAGCTCTACGAGCCCATCAAGAAGCTTACTCCGGCGGGGCTCGTGCGGGAACCGGCGGCCCTTATCACCCCCACCATCAACGGACGGGTGGACGACTATTTCGAGTGGCTGGCGGCGGGGCTCGTGGACCTCACCAAGCAGGCATCGGCCATGCACGCCGCTGAAAGCCTTCTCCAGTCCATTTTTTACGGCTATGACCGGGATAACCTCTATATCCGCCTCGACGGCCCAACACCGTTGAACCTCGCCATTCAGGAGGGTGATGCCCTTCAGCTCCACCTGGTCACCGGGAGCGAGTATCGTCTCGAAATAACTCCGTCCGATCGGTCTGGTGAGCTCATGGTGAAAGGGACCAAGGGGTGGAAGAAGGCCAAGGGGCGCTGCTGCTGGGAGATCGGCCATGTCTGCGAGGCGGCTGTTCCCCTGGGGCCCCTGGCGCTCAAGCCGAGGGGGAAGCTCTTCGCTTTCGTGACCCTCGTCCGCGGAGGCGAAGAGTTTGGTCGCTGGCCCGCCGATTCGCCCCTCGTTCTGAGCTATGCGGGGCCGGAGCTGGATGCGGAGAACTGGCTCATATGA